ggttgtttttaaagggctttataaataaagttggtatggtattgtAGGTGGGGCTcgatggcgagcacctggtggctacgcctgtccccatggggcctggtaacatgggtcccccctccaatgggctcaccactcatgagAGGGGGATTTGAGGTTGGGTGCAGTGTTAGCTGGGCAGAAGCCAAAGGCAGGgcccttggcggtccgatcctcggctacagaagctggcTCTTGGGAATTTGAACGTcccctcactggggggaaaggagcctgggGAGGAGCCTGGCATTGCAAGCAGTGAGAGGCGTCGGGCTGGGGTATGAGCCTGTATGTTGGAGTTTAACTCGATAGACTAGagagtagcctccctccgcctttgggtggtggcacgggtcctgactgttgatTGTGTTtgtgcaccaaacagcagttcaaagTACCTTCCCTTGTCACAGCGCGGTCTCGAACCCACAATCCTTCCACAGCAAGATTCAACACTCTgtctggcagcatgccaggacaCGCTCTGAGTACTTCACGCCCAAACTTCGCCGCAGCTGTAGACTGACAGCAATCAGCCCATCTGACAGCAATCAGGAGGACAGCATAAAGGCCAGTCACTCCTTGGAACCTGCgccggaacgtcgttaactctCTGTAGTAAGcatacgtctctggcttccctcttgtTGTCCTCGCTCTTGTTCTCCGTGTCCCTTGTTGTCTTGTTGACTCTTGTCCCTTGTTTCCCTCGCAGTGCCCGATGTGTTCCGTGTGCTCGAGTTTTGTAACTCAACCTCCATCTGGATTTTGGACTGTCTCCCTCGACCTTCGACCCCTGTTTGGACACGACCCCTTGTCACTTCTCTCCTGCCCTCGACCTCCTGACTGTCCCTGGACTTCCCTTTTGCCTCGCCCTCTTGGATTGACAAATATTTCATCCATCACGCACGTACAACATCCTCTGGTATTATTTACATTGTTAATTTCACACTTAGTTCTACAACCAACACAtcgagtagcatacacatcccacacaatcatcaaatgTTACAATAAACCTAGTAACCTGAGTACATAACATCCCTTTGTTGATTCCCTctagggagtactggagagtgctcccttgAGTGATTCCCTTGTTTTGCTTTGTGAATTAAATGGCCACATTGGCAATGAGAGTGAAACCTTGAGGCTTGGATGGGAAAAACGGCCACCCGGATTTGAGCAGGAgtgatgttttgttattggacttagGTGTTCATTACAGATtatccataacgaacaccatgttcaaacataagggtgtctgtatgtgcacttggcaccaggacaccctagtgACGAGAGGGGTGAAGCTTTGTACTGATTGCCACCTGTTGGTAAGTTGGCTCaggtggtgggggaggatgccggtcaGACCTGGCAAGCCCATACATAGTGTGAggttctgctgggaacgtcttgCAGATttttggacatgggaggagttcggtgaagccatggaaaacaacttccggatggctttgaaccgattctggaccaccatcttcCACCACAGGAGCGAGAAGTCAACACAgagtatggtggggatggtgtgctgctgacctaGACTCAGGACGTTGTGGATTGgaggaaggaatacttcgaatacCTTAAATCCCACctacatgtcttcctatgaggaagaagtgcctggggaatctgtgttgAGCTCTCCTAtgtctggggctgaggttgccgaggtagttaaaaaaacTCTTTAGTGGCagggtggatgagatctgcccggagttccttaagccTCTGGATACTGTAGGGCTGTctttgttgacaagactctgcagcattttGTGGACATTGGGgatggtgcctctggattggtagACTGGGGTTGTGGTTCTTTTCTTTAAGAAGAGGAAACGGtgactcctcagccttcccggtaaggtctattcaagtgtactgtataggaggctacgccggatagttgaacctcggattcaggaggagcagtgtgatTTTCTTCCTGGGCGTGGAACTGTGGATCAGCCTATACTCTCgatagggttcttgagggtgcatgggagtttgcccagccAGTCTACATGTTCTTTGTGGACTGGTAGAAGACCTTCAAccatggggagtgctcagagagtatggagttgTGGACCgtttgattgtggcggtccgatccctgtatgatcggtgttagagcttggtccgcattgcaggGAGTAAGTTGGATTAATTTTCAGTGATGGTTAaactccgccagggctgccctttgtgaCAAATTCTGTttgtaacttttatggacagacttTTTAGGCACAgacagggcgttgaggggatccggtttggtggctgcagggttaggtctcttctttttgcagatgatgtggtcctgatggcttcatctgaccagggtCTTCAATTCTCACTGGATTTGTTTGCAGCCAAGTGTAAAGTGACTGTGATAAATATGAGTATCTCCAAATCCAAAGtcagaataattatatataagttatcacaacTTGTTTGCTTGCAGGTCAGGTTGCCCTGCATGAAGACCGGTTGCCCTGGTTGCTATTCACTTGTGCTCATAAAGCTGTCCATGTTCATATCATGCAAAGGCAACAGCTTGTTATTCTCCACTGTGTGTCATGAAACTCGCCTCACTGTAGGAGCCATTGTCTTTCGGTTTTGGACAGCCACAGGAGGGGCCATATCAGGGTCCGACGTCTCCAAGAAGATAAGGTGAACGAGCATAAAGGGGGtgaacctgacaccgctccaaacacattttattttaactGTTTATGTAACATGTGTGCTTTGATGCTGCATAATGTGACCTCTCCCCTTAAAAGCAGCTTCAGCTATGTAATCAggaaatgcccaaataaatgGGGAAGCGCGGGAACTTTTTCCTCAGAGCGTGGGGTGACACTGTACGAGGGTGTAGTTCCACGCGCTCTCCTCATGaactaaattgaattctgtcactgtttgattccttgcttcttgtcctgtttaatagataattgggtgcttaaacctgacatccgagtacatggttcttgcccggaaaaggttggagtgcaaTCTCCAAGTTGGAGCGGAGATCTTGTCCCAAATGGAGGGgttcaagtacccaggagtcttgttcacgagtgatggaagagtggatcttgagatcgacaggtggatcggtgtggCATCTACAGTGATGCGACAATATGCTGGTGTTTTGGTGAGACATACTCCCCATTGGAATTCATGCATCCCCACCCACATCCGCACATGTGATGAATCCAAATGATAGGGCCTGAACGGTACAGAAAGGCCTCTCAAAAAGATACACCCCCAGCAAAAAGCATCGTACCCTTTTAGGTACACGCTGGTATTTCGATTTTTGAGGGATTGTTTCGGTTTTCATATGATTCGGTTGTCAGCAGACGGATTCTTCGGAACGGATTCCTAACAAAGGTCAGGTGCCGTTGTGTTTGTAGTATTTGTAGGTAGAGTACCAAACATGGTAAAAATACATTTCAGTTTTATGCTTCTGAAATCTGAAATAGTCTTCCAGAAGATCTGATTTTGGCactgttcaaatccaggctgaaaacACTTTTATTTCATTGTTCATATGACAACtcaatttgttttatttgcacTACTTGGTTGATTTGAATTTTGACTGTGATTGTTTTTATGATTATTAAGTGTATATATTTTGCCTTCTTGTCAcgttctgtaaagcactttgaattgcctttTGTACGgattgtgctatataaataaacttgccttgcctaCAGTATAATAATGGGTGATGAAATACTTGGTGAATGAGGAGCTGCATGGTGGTTTCTTACCTTATAACTGATGGTGATGGTGGCAGACATGGGAGGAAAGTCCAGCAGCAATGGCAAAATCAAGTGAACTACGTGGTACACAATATAGTCCAAAGCTACGATTAAAGCTATTGCAGTGAAATACAAAGTCATTACCAGCTGTGAAACCATGCTTGAAGTGCATCCCTGACTGATTATTTTGCACTTTGCCACCAAAGTAGCAGATATTTTGATGGCGCTGAGAGCTTCATTTTGAAGGAGCTGTTGGAAGTTGTTATCGAACTTCACTGAAGTCAGATAAGATCTCAAGTAGCGAGCAGATTCAAAGATCAGCAAGGCAACAAAGATGGCTGCCAGAATCCGGTTGGACAGCAGCTTGTATTCTGATAGCAGGGTCCTAATCCGGGAAAAGTTGATTTCTATTTGCCCGATCATCTGAGCAAACCTGCTTTTGACTTCTGACACGTCGAAATGTGTGAAATTATCCAACTTCCTTAAGTTGGTTACAATGCTCAGGTCCTCCTTCCTCACTTTAATGGCTTCCTTAACGATGTCCTTCCTTGCCGTGTTTAAAAGCTCGGATGAGTTCAGTAAAGTCTTTGAAAAGCCCTCAGCAGTGCACTTCAGGGTACGCACCACCGCCCCGACGTTCACGCTAATGTTGGGGATGACATTCAGCACCACGATCATGACAGAGGCTGAGATGAGGAGTTTGCGGCCCTGCCTG
The DNA window shown above is from Nerophis ophidion isolate RoL-2023_Sa linkage group LG06, RoL_Noph_v1.0, whole genome shotgun sequence and carries:
- the ocstamp gene encoding osteoclast stimulatory transmembrane protein; translation: MKFIRLLRTECCKQSVRSFLSYLWDVYSSSKPVGKHIWTLMGLCFTLVVVTGGLLHRWLSKTLQYDYDASLHPALVYSVVTFLASFLCHPLRCVLTMILPTVCTRQGRKLLISASVMIVVLNVIPNISVNVGAVVRTLKCTAEGFSKTLLNSSELLNTARKDIVKEAIKVRKEDLSIVTNLRKLDNFTHFDVSEVKSRFAQMIGQIEINFSRIRTLLSEYKLLSNRILAAIFVALLIFESARYLRSYLTSVKFDNNFQQLLQNEALSAIKISATLVAKCKIISQGCTSSMVSQLVMTLYFTAIALIVALDYIVYHVVHLILPLLLDFPPMSATITISYKVQWFPPAFCIIPQSCITRQLTDFHQEYKWNFSPEQSLCDATTSVPSAGVTTLLGCLWLMSYMLVFVEVYALRLRRNISASFYKKQEERRVTYCIAKVQEKQDIKKQENVSVEVVCT